The Streptomyces sp. NBC_00224 genome has a window encoding:
- a CDS encoding M16 family metallopeptidase translates to MQFHPQPAAGTARPWAFPAPGRATLPNGLTVLRCDRPGQQVVAVEIFLAAPLDAEPTGLDGVATIMARAFSEGTDKRSAEEFAADLERCGATLDAHADHPGVRVSLEVPVSRLAKALGLLAEALRAPAFADAEVDRLVRNRLDEIPHELANPARRAAQQLSRELFPATARMSRPRQGTEETVTRIDAGAVRAFYEAYVRPAAATAVVVGDLGATDLDAILADTLGAWTGTAAVERPMPPVTADDTGRVVIVDRPGAVQTQLLIGRIGPDRHDRVWPAQVLGTYCLGGTLTSRLDRVLREEKGYTYGVRAYGQVLRSGAEGTGAAMLAISGSVDTPNTGPALDDLWTVLRKLAAEGLTDAERETAVQNLVGVAPLKYETAAAVAGTLADQVEQHLPDDFQAQLYALLADTGTVEATAAVVSAFPVDRLVTVLVGDAAQIEEPVKALGIGEVTVVAG, encoded by the coding sequence ATGCAGTTCCACCCCCAGCCGGCCGCCGGCACCGCGCGTCCCTGGGCGTTCCCCGCCCCCGGCCGCGCCACCCTGCCCAACGGGCTCACCGTGCTGCGCTGCGACCGCCCCGGCCAGCAGGTCGTGGCCGTCGAGATCTTCCTCGCCGCCCCGCTGGACGCCGAGCCGACGGGCCTTGACGGCGTCGCCACGATCATGGCGCGCGCGTTCTCCGAGGGCACCGACAAGCGCTCCGCCGAGGAGTTCGCCGCCGACCTGGAGCGCTGCGGCGCCACCCTGGACGCGCACGCGGACCACCCGGGTGTGCGGGTCTCCCTTGAGGTGCCGGTCTCCCGGCTGGCCAAGGCGCTCGGCCTGCTCGCGGAGGCGCTGCGCGCCCCCGCGTTCGCCGACGCGGAGGTCGACCGGCTGGTCCGCAACCGCCTGGACGAGATCCCGCACGAGCTGGCCAACCCGGCCCGCCGCGCCGCCCAGCAGCTCTCCAGGGAGCTCTTCCCGGCCACCGCGCGCATGTCGCGCCCGCGCCAGGGCACCGAGGAGACCGTCACACGGATCGACGCGGGTGCGGTGCGGGCCTTCTACGAGGCGTACGTACGCCCGGCGGCGGCCACCGCGGTGGTCGTGGGCGATCTGGGCGCCACCGACCTGGACGCGATCCTGGCGGACACCCTGGGCGCCTGGACCGGCACCGCGGCGGTGGAGCGCCCGATGCCTCCGGTCACCGCCGACGACACCGGCCGCGTGGTCATCGTGGACCGGCCCGGCGCCGTCCAGACGCAGTTGCTGATCGGCCGGATCGGCCCGGACCGCCACGACCGCGTCTGGCCCGCCCAGGTCCTCGGGACGTACTGCCTGGGCGGCACGCTCACCTCCCGCCTGGACCGCGTCCTGCGCGAGGAGAAGGGCTACACGTACGGAGTGCGTGCGTACGGTCAGGTGCTGCGCTCCGGCGCGGAGGGCACCGGCGCGGCCATGCTCGCCATCAGCGGCTCGGTCGACACGCCCAACACCGGCCCGGCGCTCGACGACCTGTGGACGGTGCTGCGCAAGCTCGCCGCCGAGGGGCTGACGGACGCCGAGCGGGAGACCGCCGTGCAGAACCTGGTGGGCGTGGCCCCGCTGAAGTACGAGACGGCGGCCGCGGTCGCCGGGACGCTGGCCGACCAGGTCGAGCAGCACCTCCCGGACGACTTCCAGGCGCAGTTGTACGCGCTGCTGGCCGACACGGGCACCGTGGAGGCCACCGCGGCGGTCGTCAGCGCCTTCCCGGTGGACCGTCTGGTGACCGTCCTCGTCGGGGACGCGGCGCAGATCGAGGAGCCCGTCAAGGCGCTCGGCATCGGTGAAGTCACCGTCGTCGCGGGCTGA
- a CDS encoding M23 family metallopeptidase, which translates to MAFTRATGKHRRPSAMSRKSANIAGIATLATAGVVGTLASPAMAAESSAPAAASVEDTGITQAIVIGDSLADRIDAQAAAQKHAADKARAAAEAKRKAEAKAKEERAAKERAAREAERKRLNSFVAPIDGSYVSTGYKTGGSIWSSGSHTGIDFHAGMGTSVHAVGLGTVVEAGYGGAYGNNIVIQMNDGTYTQYGHLSSIGVSVGQRVEPGQQIGLSGNTGNTTGPHLHFEARTGEGYGSDIDPIAYLRSHGVNV; encoded by the coding sequence ATGGCGTTCACCCGTGCCACCGGGAAGCACCGTCGTCCGAGCGCCATGTCGCGCAAGAGCGCGAACATAGCGGGCATCGCCACCCTCGCCACCGCCGGCGTCGTGGGCACCCTCGCCTCCCCGGCCATGGCCGCCGAGAGCTCGGCGCCCGCCGCGGCCTCCGTCGAGGACACCGGCATCACCCAGGCCATCGTGATCGGCGACTCCCTCGCCGACCGCATCGACGCCCAGGCCGCCGCCCAGAAGCACGCCGCCGACAAGGCCCGCGCCGCCGCCGAGGCGAAGCGCAAGGCCGAGGCGAAGGCCAAGGAGGAGCGCGCCGCCAAGGAGCGCGCCGCCCGCGAGGCCGAGCGCAAGCGCCTCAACTCCTTCGTCGCGCCGATCGACGGCAGCTACGTCTCCACCGGCTACAAGACCGGCGGCTCGATCTGGTCCTCCGGCAGCCACACCGGCATCGACTTCCACGCGGGCATGGGCACCTCGGTACACGCCGTGGGCCTGGGCACCGTCGTAGAGGCGGGCTACGGCGGCGCCTACGGCAACAACATCGTGATCCAGATGAACGACGGCACGTACACGCAGTACGGCCACCTGTCGTCCATCGGTGTCTCCGTCGGCCAGCGCGTCGAGCCGGGCCAGCAGATCGGCCTCTCCGGCAACACCGGCAACACCACCGGCCCGCACCTCCACTTCGAGGCCCGCACCGGCGAGGGGTACGGCTCGGACATCGACCCGATCGCGTATCTGCGCTCGCACGGCGTCAACGTCTGA
- a CDS encoding M16 family metallopeptidase yields MPMGHTATAQAGSGGLTATEHRLANGLRVVLSEDHLTPVAAVCLWYDVGSRHEVKGRTGLAHLFEHLMFQGSHQVHGNGHFELVQGAGGSLNGTTSFERTNYFETMPTHQLELALWLEADRMGSLLSALDEESMENQRDVVKNERRQRYDNVPYGTAFEKLTALAYPEGHPYHHTPIGSMADLDAATLEDARNFFRTYYAPNNAVLSVVGDIDPEQTLAWIEKYFGSIPFHDGKQPPRDGELPGVIGEQLREVVHEDVPARALMAAYRLPHDGTRECDAADLALTVLGGGESSRLHNRLVRHDQSAVAAGFGLLRLAGAPSLGWLDVKTSGGVEVPDIESAVDDELARFAEEGPTAEEMERAQAQLEREWLDRLGTVAGRADELCRYAVLFGDPQLALTAVDRVLDITAEEVRDAARATLRPDNRAVLVYEPTTAEADDAADADAEGAAQ; encoded by the coding sequence ATGCCCATGGGTCACACGGCCACCGCCCAGGCCGGCTCCGGCGGCCTGACAGCGACCGAGCACCGGCTGGCCAATGGCCTGCGCGTGGTGCTCTCCGAGGACCACCTGACCCCGGTCGCCGCGGTCTGCCTCTGGTACGACGTGGGTTCCCGCCACGAGGTCAAGGGCCGCACGGGCCTGGCGCACCTCTTCGAGCACCTGATGTTCCAGGGCTCGCACCAGGTCCACGGAAACGGTCACTTCGAGCTGGTGCAGGGGGCGGGCGGCTCGCTCAACGGCACCACCAGCTTCGAGCGCACCAACTACTTCGAGACCATGCCCACCCACCAGCTCGAACTGGCGCTGTGGCTGGAAGCCGACCGTATGGGCTCGCTGCTCTCCGCACTGGACGAGGAGTCCATGGAGAACCAGCGCGACGTCGTCAAGAACGAGCGCCGCCAGCGGTACGACAACGTGCCGTACGGCACGGCGTTCGAGAAGCTCACCGCGCTGGCCTACCCGGAGGGCCACCCGTACCACCACACGCCGATCGGCTCCATGGCCGACCTGGACGCGGCGACGCTGGAGGACGCGCGGAACTTCTTCCGTACGTACTACGCGCCGAACAACGCGGTCCTCTCCGTCGTCGGCGACATCGACCCCGAGCAGACGCTCGCCTGGATCGAGAAGTACTTCGGCTCGATCCCGTTCCACGACGGCAAGCAGCCGCCGCGCGACGGCGAGCTGCCCGGCGTGATCGGCGAGCAGCTGCGCGAGGTCGTCCACGAGGACGTCCCCGCACGCGCCCTGATGGCCGCCTACCGGCTGCCGCACGACGGCACGCGCGAGTGCGACGCCGCCGACCTGGCGCTCACCGTCCTCGGCGGCGGCGAGTCCTCCCGCCTCCACAACCGTCTGGTGCGCCACGACCAGAGCGCCGTGGCGGCCGGGTTCGGCCTGCTGCGCCTCGCCGGCGCGCCCTCGCTCGGCTGGCTGGACGTCAAGACGTCCGGCGGCGTCGAGGTCCCCGACATCGAGTCGGCCGTCGACGACGAGCTGGCCCGGTTCGCCGAAGAGGGCCCCACGGCCGAGGAGATGGAGCGCGCCCAGGCCCAGCTGGAGCGCGAGTGGCTGGACCGGCTCGGCACGGTCGCCGGCCGCGCCGACGAACTCTGCAGGTACGCGGTGCTGTTCGGCGACCCCCAGCTCGCCCTGACCGCCGTCGACCGGGTGCTCGACATCACCGCCGAGGAGGTGCGGGACGCGGCCCGGGCCACCCTGCGCCCGGACAACAGGGCGGTGCTGGTGTACGAGCCGACCACCGCCGAAGCAGACGACGCGGCCGACGCCGACGCAGAGGGAGCAGCGCAGTGA
- a CDS encoding DNA topoisomerase (ATP-hydrolyzing) subunit A, which yields MARRSTKTPPPDDFEEKILDIDVVDEMQGSFLEYAYSVIYSRALPDARDGMKPVHRRIVYQMNEMGLRPERGYVKCARVVGEVMGKLHPHGDASIYDALVRMAQPFSMRVPLVDGHGNFGSLGNDDPPAAMRYTECKMADATSLMTESIDEDTVDFSPNYDGQEQEPVALPAAFPNLLVNGATGIAVGMATNMPPHNLGEVIAAARHLIRYPNADLEALMRFVPGPDLPTGGRIVGLSGIKDAYESGRGSFKIRAKVAVENVTARRKGLVVTELPFTVGPEKVISKIKDLVGSKKLQGIADVKDLTDRSHGLRLVIEVKNGFVPEAVLEQLYKLTPMEESFGINNVALVDGQPLTMGLKELLEVYLDHRFEVVRRRSEFRRTKRRDRLHLVEGLLVALLDIDEVIRLIRSSDNSAQAKQRLIEHFSLSEIQTQYILDTPLRRLTKFDRIELESERDRLTGEIDELTGILESDTELRKLVSTELAAVAKKFGTERRTVLLESAGAPVAAVPLEVADDPCRVLLSSTGLLARTANAEPLAEAERRTKHDVIVSAVPATQRGDVGAVTSTGRLLRLAVIDLPQLPDTAAAPNLSGGAPVSEFLTLEADETLVCLTTLDESSPGLAIGTEQGVVKRVVPDYPANKDELEVITLKDGDRIVGAAELRTGEEDLVFITDDAQLLRYQASQVRPQGRPAGGMAGIKVTEGAKVISFTVVDPAADGVVFTVAGSRGTLLGDSAATVKLTPFDQYPRKGRATGGVRCQRFLKGEDMLVLAWAGAAPAKAAQANGTPVELPEPDPRRDGSGTPLGHTVTVLAGPAS from the coding sequence ATGGCCCGCCGCAGCACGAAGACCCCGCCGCCGGACGATTTCGAGGAGAAGATCCTCGACATCGACGTCGTGGACGAAATGCAGGGCTCCTTTCTTGAGTACGCCTACTCGGTGATCTACTCGCGGGCCCTGCCGGACGCCCGCGACGGCATGAAGCCGGTCCACCGCCGCATCGTCTACCAGATGAACGAGATGGGCCTGCGCCCCGAGCGCGGCTACGTGAAGTGCGCGCGCGTGGTCGGCGAGGTCATGGGCAAGCTCCACCCGCACGGCGACGCGTCGATCTACGACGCACTCGTGCGGATGGCGCAGCCCTTCTCCATGCGCGTGCCGCTCGTCGACGGCCACGGCAACTTCGGTTCGCTCGGCAACGACGACCCGCCGGCCGCGATGCGCTACACCGAGTGCAAGATGGCCGACGCCACCTCGCTCATGACGGAGTCGATCGACGAGGACACCGTCGACTTCTCCCCGAACTACGACGGCCAGGAGCAGGAGCCGGTGGCCCTGCCCGCCGCGTTCCCGAACCTGCTGGTCAACGGCGCGACGGGGATCGCGGTCGGCATGGCGACCAATATGCCGCCGCACAACCTCGGCGAGGTCATCGCCGCCGCCCGCCACCTGATCCGGTATCCGAACGCGGACCTGGAAGCGCTGATGCGCTTCGTCCCCGGCCCCGACCTGCCGACCGGCGGCCGGATCGTCGGCCTGTCCGGCATCAAGGACGCGTACGAGTCGGGCCGCGGCAGCTTCAAGATCCGCGCCAAGGTCGCGGTGGAGAACGTGACGGCCCGCCGCAAGGGCCTGGTCGTCACGGAACTGCCGTTCACGGTCGGCCCGGAGAAGGTGATCTCCAAGATCAAGGACCTGGTCGGCTCGAAGAAGCTCCAGGGCATCGCCGACGTCAAGGACCTCACCGACCGCTCGCACGGTCTGCGCCTGGTCATCGAGGTCAAGAACGGCTTCGTCCCCGAGGCCGTCCTGGAGCAGCTCTACAAGCTGACGCCGATGGAGGAGTCCTTCGGCATCAACAACGTGGCGCTGGTGGACGGCCAGCCGCTCACCATGGGCCTCAAGGAGCTCCTGGAGGTCTACCTCGACCACCGCTTCGAGGTCGTGCGCCGCCGCAGCGAGTTCCGCCGCACCAAGCGCCGCGACCGGCTGCATCTGGTGGAGGGTCTCCTCGTCGCGCTCCTCGACATCGACGAGGTCATCCGTCTCATCCGGTCGAGTGACAACTCGGCGCAGGCCAAGCAGCGCCTGATCGAGCACTTCTCGCTCAGCGAGATCCAGACGCAGTACATTCTGGACACCCCGCTGCGCCGCCTCACCAAGTTCGACCGCATCGAGCTGGAGAGCGAGCGCGACCGGCTCACCGGCGAGATCGACGAGCTGACCGGGATCCTGGAGTCCGACACCGAGCTGCGCAAGCTGGTCTCGACCGAACTGGCCGCGGTGGCCAAGAAGTTCGGCACCGAGCGGCGGACGGTCCTGCTGGAGTCGGCGGGCGCGCCGGTCGCGGCCGTGCCCCTGGAGGTCGCGGACGACCCGTGCCGGGTGCTGCTCTCCTCGACGGGCCTGCTGGCGCGTACGGCGAACGCGGAACCGCTCGCGGAGGCCGAGCGGCGCACCAAGCACGACGTGATCGTGTCCGCGGTGCCCGCGACCCAGCGCGGCGACGTCGGCGCGGTCACCTCGACCGGGCGGCTGCTGCGGCTCGCCGTGATCGACCTGCCGCAGCTGCCGGACACGGCGGCCGCGCCCAACCTCTCGGGCGGCGCCCCGGTGTCGGAGTTCCTGACGCTGGAGGCCGACGAGACGCTGGTCTGTCTGACGACCCTGGACGAGTCGTCGCCGGGGCTGGCGATCGGCACCGAGCAGGGCGTGGTCAAGCGCGTGGTGCCCGACTATCCGGCCAACAAGGACGAGCTGGAGGTCATCACCCTCAAGGACGGCGACCGGATCGTCGGTGCGGCGGAGCTGCGCACCGGTGAGGAGGACCTGGTCTTCATCACGGACGACGCCCAGTTGCTGCGCTACCAGGCCTCGCAGGTGCGGCCGCAGGGCCGCCCGGCGGGCGGTATGGCGGGCATCAAGGTCACCGAGGGCGCCAAGGTGATCTCGTTCACCGTGGTCGACCCGGCGGCGGACGGGGTGGTGTTCACGGTGGCGGGCTCGCGCGGCACGCTGCTCGGGGACTCGGCGGCGACCGTCAAGCTGACGCCGTTCGACCAGTATCCGCGCAAGGGCCGGGCCACCGGCGGGGTGCGCTGCCAGCGGTTCCTGAAGGGCGAGGACATGCTGGTCCTGGCCTGGGCGGGCGCGGCCCCGGCGAAGGCGGCGCAGGCCAACGGCACGCCGGTGGAGCTCCCGGAGCCGGACCCGCGCCGCGACGGCTCGGGCACACCGCTGGGGCACACGGTGACGGTGCTGGCGGGGCCGGCGTCGTAG
- a CDS encoding GTP-binding protein, producing MSPTGPAQQIPVVVLAGFLGSGKTTLLNHLLRASRGTRIGAIVNDFGSIEIDAMTVAGQLGDSTLSLGNGCLCCAVDASELDVYLEKLTRPAARLDVVVIEASGLAEPQELVRMVLASENPRVVYGGLVEVVDAAEYEATREKHPEIDRHLAVADLVVLNKTDRVPWAGLDRLRASLGGAASVVESVYGRVDPELFFDRRPSTERVGQLAFEDLLDDEEAHGHGEEHGHGEACGPECGHGHGHAAHLHTAYESVAFTSAAPMDPRRLMAFLDSRPEGLYRIKGFVDFGAADPRNRYGVHAVGRFLRFYPEPWPPGEERLTQLVLIGSRIDAEGLRKSLEAAVAPAPQGTPDEHAMWGVLRYVQQEDEAEEDANEAEADPGADA from the coding sequence GTGAGTCCGACCGGTCCGGCCCAGCAGATCCCCGTCGTCGTCCTCGCGGGCTTCCTCGGCTCGGGCAAGACCACCCTGCTCAACCATCTGCTCCGGGCCAGCAGGGGCACCCGGATCGGGGCGATCGTCAACGACTTCGGGTCCATCGAGATCGACGCGATGACCGTGGCCGGACAACTCGGCGACTCGACGCTGTCGCTCGGCAACGGCTGCCTGTGCTGCGCCGTCGACGCGAGCGAGCTCGACGTCTATCTGGAGAAGCTGACCCGGCCCGCCGCCCGGCTCGACGTCGTCGTCATCGAGGCGAGCGGTCTCGCCGAGCCGCAGGAGCTGGTGCGGATGGTCCTGGCCAGCGAGAACCCCCGGGTCGTGTACGGCGGGCTCGTCGAGGTCGTCGACGCGGCCGAGTACGAGGCGACCCGCGAGAAGCACCCCGAGATCGACCGGCACCTCGCGGTCGCTGACCTCGTGGTGCTCAACAAGACCGACCGGGTGCCGTGGGCCGGCCTCGACCGGCTGCGCGCGTCCCTGGGCGGGGCCGCGTCGGTGGTCGAGTCCGTGTACGGCCGGGTCGACCCGGAGCTGTTCTTCGACCGCAGGCCGAGCACCGAGCGGGTCGGCCAGCTCGCCTTCGAGGACCTGCTGGACGACGAGGAGGCGCACGGACACGGGGAGGAGCACGGGCACGGGGAGGCGTGCGGCCCCGAGTGCGGGCACGGGCACGGGCACGCGGCCCATCTGCACACCGCGTACGAGTCCGTCGCCTTCACCTCGGCCGCGCCCATGGACCCGCGCCGGCTGATGGCCTTCCTCGACAGCCGCCCCGAAGGCCTCTACCGCATCAAGGGGTTCGTCGACTTCGGCGCGGCCGACCCGCGCAACCGCTACGGCGTCCACGCCGTCGGCCGCTTCCTGCGCTTCTACCCGGAGCCCTGGCCGCCCGGCGAGGAGCGCCTCACCCAGCTCGTCCTCATCGGCTCCCGCATCGACGCCGAGGGGCTGCGCAAGTCACTGGAAGCGGCCGTGGCCCCGGCGCCGCAGGGCACCCCGGACGAGCACGCCATGTGGGGCGTCCTGCGATACGTACAGCAGGAGGACGAGGCCGAGGAGGACGCGAACGAGGCCGAGGCGGACCCGGGCGCGGACGCATAG
- a CDS encoding GntR family transcriptional regulator, whose product MRIPAQSVCTAIRDDIVAGLFARGSRLTEEVLARRYGVSRVPVREALRTLESEGFVTTRRHAGACVAEPTEQEAADLLELRALLEPLAASRAAARRTEPHLKVLRGLVRLGQDRIRRSQGEDLRSLGVWFHETLAQASGSPGLISLLTQLRHKIAWMYVVEQPALPAECWAEHGAIVDALARGDAERARSLAAHHADRAFSAYRLRSPVDVRTSQHAVNTASVRA is encoded by the coding sequence ATGCGCATTCCAGCGCAATCGGTATGCACGGCAATCCGCGACGACATCGTCGCGGGACTCTTCGCGCGCGGCAGCCGGCTCACCGAGGAAGTGCTCGCCCGGCGGTACGGGGTTTCGCGCGTCCCGGTCCGCGAGGCGCTGCGCACGCTGGAGTCCGAGGGGTTCGTGACCACGCGCCGGCACGCCGGGGCCTGTGTCGCCGAGCCGACCGAGCAGGAGGCCGCCGACCTGCTCGAACTGCGCGCGTTGCTGGAGCCGCTGGCCGCCTCGCGGGCCGCCGCCCGGCGCACCGAGCCCCATCTCAAGGTGCTGCGCGGGCTGGTCAGGCTGGGCCAGGACCGCATCCGGCGGTCCCAGGGCGAGGATCTGCGCTCGCTGGGCGTCTGGTTCCACGAGACGCTGGCCCAGGCCTCCGGCAGCCCCGGCCTCATCTCGCTGCTCACCCAGCTGCGGCACAAGATCGCCTGGATGTACGTGGTGGAGCAGCCCGCGCTGCCCGCCGAGTGCTGGGCGGAGCACGGGGCGATCGTGGACGCGCTGGCGCGCGGCGACGCCGAGCGGGCCAGATCGCTGGCGGCCCACCACGCCGACCGCGCGTTTTCCGCCTATCGCCTGCGGAGCCCGGTGGACGTGAGGACTTCGCAACATGCCGTAAACACCGCGAGCGTCCGCGCTTAA